The following nucleotide sequence is from Mycobacterium sp. JS623.
GCGGCGCTGTATCTGTTGCACCACATCCGCGCCGATCTGGCCGGGCGTCCCGCCGGTCCGGGACTGCTGGTGCGCGGCGCCGAGGTCGTCGGCGGTCTGGCGATGAGCGCCGCGGTGGGCGGGGTGAGCTCGGCCGCGCTGGGTGGGGCGCGCGGCCTGCGCAGCAAGCTGGGGTCGGGCGACAAGGCGCCGTGGGAGGTGCTCGACGAAATGGCCAGTGGCGCGCCAACGAAGGTGTTGGGTGAACCGCTGGAGGGTTTCGATCCGGTGCCGACCGCCGCCGACACCGCGGCGGCGCACGACGTCGGGGTCTCGGGAGGGGCGGGGGACCGGGTCGCGGGCCGGTCGTCGGGTGACGGCGCGGAGGTGGTGGGTGTCGATCCGATAGCGGTGGGCGAGGCGGGCTCGGGCGGCCGACGGGGATCGACGCTGGAGGCTCTGGGTGCGGGGCTGGAGGGCGCAGCGGGTTTCGGTGCTGTGGCGGAGGTGGTCACGGTCGAGCCCATCGGCGACACGGCGAGCACCGGTGTCGGGGAAGACATTCCGCTGCCGCAGGAACCTCCGGAGGACCATCTGCTGCCGCCGCCGGACGAGGCGGACGCGTCACCGACTACCGTCGACCCCATCACCGGCTAGCAGGAGGGCCGCGCAGACGTGAATTCGCCGACCGAGCACCGCCGCGCGTTCGACGCGGCCATTACCCGGTTGCAGGGCGGTGACCGCGACGGCGCGCTGGCCACGTTCACTCGAATCACCGCGCAGAACCCGGCGATGTCGGATGCCTGGATGGGCCGCCTCGCCTGCGGAGATCACAGCCTGGCCGCCTTGGCGGGTGCGCACGAGAACTCCCGCGCCCTGTATCGCGAAAGCCGCCGCATCGGGCTCGAAGACGGCGCCCTTCAGGCGACGGTGGCGGCGCCGCTGTATCTCCCGCTGACCGTCTGGTCGCGCGGGACGATCGCGCTGGCGTATGCCAGTGCGCTGATCACCGCGCGCCGCTACGCCGAGGCCGAGGCGGTGCTCGCCGATGCCGCATTGGTGGAAGACACCCAGGCCGCGCAGTTGCGCCAGTTCGTGCTGGCCGCCTTGTATCACCTGACCGCCCGCTGGACCGATGTGCGCGCCGTCACCGAGGTCAGCCCGCCGCGCCACGCCACCTACACCAACCGCGAGACTGCCGCCGCGACAACGGCTTTGCGCGCGTCGGCGCTGGCCAGCCTGGGTGGGTTGGCGCCCGCATTGGAGCTCGCCGAGACAATCGACACACCGAATCAGCTGATCGCCGCCGACACCGCGCTGACCCGCGGCTGGTGTCTGCGCGAGTTGGGCCGAGAAGACGAGGCGCAGGCCGCTTTTCGCGCCGCAGTGATCGACGGTGAGCTGATCCGCCAGGCGCGTGACGCGCTGGACAATCCGCACTACCGCATCGTGGTGACCGACCCTGAGTCGATCGAGAGCCGCACCGACAAGTGGGATCCCGCCACCCAGGTCAGCCCCGATGCGCGCGCCGAGGCCGAACTCGCCTCCCACCGCCAGAAGGTGCTGTCGGCGGCGCAGAGCCGCATCGAGGAACTCGTCGGTCTGGAGGCCGCCAAGGAGCAGATCGCGGTGTGGCGCACCGAGATTCAGATCGAGCAACTGATGGCCGCCCAGGGCGAGCCCGTCGAGTCGGCCAACGAGAACCACATGGTGTTCCTCGGCCCGCCCGGCACCGCCAAAACGACCTTCGCCCGGGTGGTCGGTGAGGTGCTGTTCGGGTTGGGCAAGATCGCGCGCCCCGACGTCAAGGAAGTCACCGAGGAGGACATCGTCGTCGGCTACGTGTCGCAGACCGCCACCCGGATGAAGGAGGTCTGCGAAGAGGCGCG
It contains:
- a CDS encoding AAA family ATPase; the protein is MNSPTEHRRAFDAAITRLQGGDRDGALATFTRITAQNPAMSDAWMGRLACGDHSLAALAGAHENSRALYRESRRIGLEDGALQATVAAPLYLPLTVWSRGTIALAYASALITARRYAEAEAVLADAALVEDTQAAQLRQFVLAALYHLTARWTDVRAVTEVSPPRHATYTNRETAAATTALRASALASLGGLAPALELAETIDTPNQLIAADTALTRGWCLRELGREDEAQAAFRAAVIDGELIRQARDALDNPHYRIVVTDPESIESRTDKWDPATQVSPDARAEAELASHRQKVLSAAQSRIEELVGLEAAKEQIAVWRTEIQIEQLMAAQGEPVESANENHMVFLGPPGTAKTTFARVVGEVLFGLGKIARPDVKEVTEEDIVVGYVSQTATRMKEVCEEARGGVLFIDEAYRLVPKTEGHSFGLDAINTLLKYMEDLRDELVVIVAGYPEEMKAFLKANVGLASRFHFTLTFTSYAPEEIVAIGQQMAAKERLAVSAQAWSLLRDEAARLRGIRSGSGTLLDVAGNGRYARKVVAACKRERARRLHKLAPSPQQLEELVRADPAVLGVHEEDMVRALAESGPAAD